The Phaeobacter gallaeciensis DSM 26640 genomic sequence GCGGGCCCACCACCAGATCGACCAACGGCTGTCGGCGCATGATTTCCTGGCCTTCTGCCTGCGCAACGCAGCCTGCAACGCCGATCTTCAAATCCGGTTTCTCCGCCTTGAGCCCCTTGAAGCGGCCCAGTTCGGAATAGACTTTCTCGGCGGCCTTCTCCCGGATATGGCAGGTGTTCAGCAAGATCATATCGGCGTCATCAGCCGATTTCGTCTCTACATACCCCTCACCGCCCAGCGCCTCGGCCATGCGTTCACTGTCATAGACATTCATCTGACAGCCATAGGTCTTGATAAACAGCTTCTTCGGGGCGCTCATGGGGACAACCTTTTCAGCGGAGGGGTCGCAACAGCGGCGTGGCATAGCCCGAAACGGCTCTGCTTGCAATGCCGCCCCGATTACCCGATTTTAGCAGCAACCGCCAGATAAGGGCGTCGGCAAAGAGCAGCAGGCAATCGGATATGATGCATTCATCACTCGAGGGATTTCTCGAACATGCCAAAACGGCCCTGACAAAAGGGCCTGTCGCTCTGATCTTTGTCGAGGACAAGGTTGAGATCGCAACAACCCTGCGCCACCATCTTGATCTAGGCTTTGCGACTGTCGTGGTGTTTATGCCCGATGCCTTTGATATCCCCTATGATCTGGAAACACGCATCGAGCGCGTACCGTATGATTGCAGCAGGCGGGATACCGTGTTTGAAGCCATAAACAAAGTCATCGCGGCCGCCGCACCCGGATGTTGGCTCTACTACTGTTATAACGCTGAATACCTGTTCTACCCCTTCTGCGAGAGCCGGAACGTTGTGGAATTGCTAGGTTTTCATGCCGAAGAACGCCGTGACGCGATGCTGAGTTATGTTATCGATCTCTATGCGGGGGATCTTGCGGCAGCGCCGAACGGAGTTTCGTTGGACACTGCACATTTGGACAAATCCGGCTACTATGCCCAATCCCGCAACGATCCGCAGACTGGTCACCCGCTGGACCGTCAGCTGGATTTCTACGGCGGCGTGCGCTGGCGGTATGAGGAACATATTCCGGCGGCCAGTCGCAAGATCGACCGGATTTCACTATTTCGCGCCAAACCTGACCTGCATCTGTTCGACGATCACCGCTTTAGCGAGCCCGAGTACAACACCTACGCCTGCCCCTGGCATCACAATCTGACGGCGGCCATCTGCTCCTTTCGGACGGCAAAAGCGCTGAAACGCAATCCCGGATCCTCCTTTGAGATTGATAACTTTCGCTGGCATAATTCTGCGCCGTTTGACTGGCACTCGCGCCAGCTTCTTGATCTGGGGCTGATGGAACCGGGGCAGTGGTTCTGAAGGTCTGAGCCGTCACGCCGCCTCAGACCCTGATACCCGTCAGCGCTGCAACAGAACCGGAAACCAATCCTCGCGCAGAAGCTGACCCGGTGTCATCTCATGGCCGGGATATGGCGGCGACGTCGGTCCAGGCCGTTCGATGTAGCGCGCATCATCTCCGACAAGACGCAGCGAAAAGGCACGACGACGGGAGCTGCTGGTATTGGCGCGCGCGCCATGCAGGGTGCGATAATTGAATGCGACCGCATCACCCGGCTGCATCTCCCATTCTTTGACTGTCATGCCTTCAGCATCTGGATCCGGAACCGGCATGTACTGCCCCTCATCGGCAAAGAACCCTTCTTCAGACACCCACCGTGTCGGCAGGACCTCTTTCTCCCACCGGTGAGAGCCCGCGACACAACGCAGTGATGCATCCGTGACCGGATCAAGCGGTGACCAGAAGCTTATGGTTTGCTGACCTTCAACAAAATAGTAGGGTCCGTCCTGATGCCAGGGTGTCGCCATGGAGGTGCCCGGCTCCTTCACCAAGACATGATCATGAAACATCTGAACGCGTTTGGACTGCATCAGATCTGCCGCCACCTCGGCGACGGGTGAGTGTTTGATCGCCTCTTCGAACTGAGGGATGCGGGTCCAGTTGCAATAGTCGTCAAAGAAACGCCCTGTCTGGCCCTTTTTTTCGTTATTCGAAGCATAGGGGCCCGGCTCGGCCATATTGGCCTCCACGCCGTCACGGAGAAGCTCCACCTGCTCCGCGAAGAGCCCGCGGATCAGCACCACGCCGTCACGTTGGAACTGATCGATATGATCCTGAGTAATGAGGGGATGAGGCATGGGGATAGTCCTTGAGATCGAAATTCTGGGCTGCGACGGCTGGCGAAGTGCCCCACTTGCCTTCGATCTTGCGCACAGAGGTTACGCATGCTCAAATAATATCTTAATATGCAAAAAATAATCTGATGTTATATCTAACACTGCGCCACTACGAATACGTCTGCGCAATTGCGCAGCATGGCAGCCTCTCAGCGGCCGCAGCGGCGGTGCATGTCAGTCAGCCAGCCCTGTCCACCGCACTCGCGCGGATTGAGGCGCAGTTGGGGGAGACCTTGTTTCTACGCCGTCGTGGCGCTGCGGTGGTTCTCACACCGCAGGGACGCAGTTTCGCAGCACGCGCGCAAGTGCTGCTGGAGCAGGCTTCACGGTTGGAACGTCAAGGTAGCGAGGATGCGACCGGCCAGCAGCTGACGGTTGGCTGGTTTACTGACCTCGCGCCATTCCTGCTCGCCCCCGCTCTCAAGCGCCTTCGCGCTGCACTTCCGGGTGTCGCGATCCGTTATAAGGTCGACCATTTTGAACCACTGATCGCCGCAATGGTTGCCGGGGATGTTGACTTGGCCGTCAGCTACGACCTGGGCGTGGACGCCAGCTTCATGCGCCAGGAGCTGTCACGCCGGTCGCCCGTTGCACTGCTGTCGCCCTGCCATCCGCTGGCAGGGCGGGATCACCTGTCGCTAGCAGATCTCGCTGAGCAACCGCTGATTCTATCAGAAGAGGGGCACTCCGTGCGCCATATGCTTGGGTTATTCAAATCTATCGGCACCCTGCCCCGTATCGCCCACCGCGCCGCATCGGTGGAGCTGTTGTGCAGCTTGGCCGCCCACGGCGAGGGCATTGGCATCACCTACAGCAGGCCACCCGGCACAAATTCTTACGATGGGCCCGGATTGGTCTCGGTTCCGGTCAGTAACACCTCTGCGGAAGAGCCTCTTGTGCTGATCAGCCACAGCCGTCCTGCCCTCGGCAGCGTGATACAACGCGCACAAGGTATTTTGGCAGACGTGATAACGGCTAGCTCACCGGATCAGTGAAGGTCTTCAGATCTTGCGCAGGCGGATCACAACATCAACGGATGCAATTTCAACCCCCTGAGGTGCCGCAGGAAGGCTCTTGATCACCAACTGGTCGGATGGTGCATCTGACAAACGCCCCTCATCCTCCCAATAGAAGTGGGGATGATCGTGCGTATTGGTGTCAAAATAGCTTTTGGAGCCATCCACCGTGATTTCCTGCAACACACCAGCATCGCAAAACGCGCGGAGCGTATTGTAGACGGTGGCAAGGGACACAGCAGCGCCTTTGTCCTTCGCCGCATCAAACAGGCTTTCAGCGGTGACATGGCGATGCTTGCCATCGCCCACGAGCAATTCTGCCAGCGCCACCCTCTGACGGGTCGGACGCAATCCGGCTGTTTCCAGCCAGTTGGTAGCGATATC encodes the following:
- a CDS encoding glycosyltransferase family 2 protein encodes the protein MMHSSLEGFLEHAKTALTKGPVALIFVEDKVEIATTLRHHLDLGFATVVVFMPDAFDIPYDLETRIERVPYDCSRRDTVFEAINKVIAAAAPGCWLYYCYNAEYLFYPFCESRNVVELLGFHAEERRDAMLSYVIDLYAGDLAAAPNGVSLDTAHLDKSGYYAQSRNDPQTGHPLDRQLDFYGGVRWRYEEHIPAASRKIDRISLFRAKPDLHLFDDHRFSEPEYNTYACPWHHNLTAAICSFRTAKALKRNPGSSFEIDNFRWHNSAPFDWHSRQLLDLGLMEPGQWF
- a CDS encoding phytanoyl-CoA dioxygenase family protein encodes the protein MPHPLITQDHIDQFQRDGVVLIRGLFAEQVELLRDGVEANMAEPGPYASNNEKKGQTGRFFDDYCNWTRIPQFEEAIKHSPVAEVAADLMQSKRVQMFHDHVLVKEPGTSMATPWHQDGPYYFVEGQQTISFWSPLDPVTDASLRCVAGSHRWEKEVLPTRWVSEEGFFADEGQYMPVPDPDAEGMTVKEWEMQPGDAVAFNYRTLHGARANTSSSRRRAFSLRLVGDDARYIERPGPTSPPYPGHEMTPGQLLREDWFPVLLQR
- a CDS encoding LysR family transcriptional regulator; translation: MLYLTLRHYEYVCAIAQHGSLSAAAAAVHVSQPALSTALARIEAQLGETLFLRRRGAAVVLTPQGRSFAARAQVLLEQASRLERQGSEDATGQQLTVGWFTDLAPFLLAPALKRLRAALPGVAIRYKVDHFEPLIAAMVAGDVDLAVSYDLGVDASFMRQELSRRSPVALLSPCHPLAGRDHLSLADLAEQPLILSEEGHSVRHMLGLFKSIGTLPRIAHRAASVELLCSLAAHGEGIGITYSRPPGTNSYDGPGLVSVPVSNTSAEEPLVLISHSRPALGSVIQRAQGILADVITASSPDQ
- the irrA gene encoding iron response transcriptional regulator IrrA, with the translated sequence MTPTPADIATNWLETAGLRPTRQRVALAELLVGDGKHRHVTAESLFDAAKDKGAAVSLATVYNTLRAFCDAGVLQEITVDGSKSYFDTNTHDHPHFYWEDEGRLSDAPSDQLVIKSLPAAPQGVEIASVDVVIRLRKI